TCTATAGTAATTGTGTAATATTTATTTAAGTCATCCTGTCTTTGCAAAAATGGATTGGGTGCTTAGAGCTTCTGTTAAGGAAAGCTACCAAATTAAAATAGTAGGTGGACACATTGAAGTCAACCAATTGTGTTTCGTTAACTTTATTTGTAATTAATGAAAAGTTGGGACTCAAACAACATTGTAACCATCAAGCAGAACTCATAGAATCTGAATAAAGAAACTCTAATTGCTTGAGAGTGATTTAtattctagagagagagagacgacaTTTGTTTTTCTCTTAATTAGTGAAAGATCAATCGAACCATAATAGCGTCTAATGaatgttttttttgaaataccgttagAGAAATATAAttctcattagaatcgaacTTTCGACACATGCTTAATCCAACCCGATTGTCAACTGAGTTAGTTCTCGTTGGTAGTGTCTAATGAATGTGAAAGAAGATAAATGATCAAAACcgactctctcttttttctcccaATAAAATTCTTTCCACAAATTTGAAGATTTTTGGTCAAGAGAGATGCATAGATTGGATCTATTAATGagtgttttgacttttgagaacaATCAATCATTGGTTGAGATGGTAAATTTGACCGTGCTACTTCTTAACCCAAACAAAAAATCGTGAGTTCAAATCTCATTGATAATATTATTATCATAATTTACGAGATAGATAATTACTCAACTAAGTGTGTGAAACAACACCGTTTTTTTCCGATATTGTTCAGTTATGGTCCAACACTCCAACTACTTAAGTGTACCCATTTATTGATCCCTCACATCCCTACTTTTACAATTTTTCACTCTTTCGGTGTTTTGAATTGTGGCCCAGAACAAACGCTGGGTCTTCCAGTTTGActtttgcatgttcatattttcttcctagaagaagaataaaaattctGTCGGAATCCCATGTCAAGGTCCTTTACATAAATCCATTACAGAGAATTAATCATTCAATTCCATCAAAAAGCTATACACTTGACTAGTGAGGCCAATTAAATTTGTCTAACCCTCACAAACCCAGATGAAATACCACTCTGATAAACCCCCCAAAACCTTCTAGACGACAGTCTTTCTCTGACCAGTCCACAGTGCCCATGCCAAGGATATGGCTTGCAGACGAACCATCCTTGCAGTTGCAGGGCAGTGAATTCAATATGGGGGGGGAGGGGGGGTTGGTTTTGTTGGTTGTCATTGAATTCAGCTCCAATAGATTTTACCAGACTTGGTCTTCAACCCATAAAAATCCAAATCGGGGGGTATAGGATCAATACAATCCACTGAGACAGAGTGGTTGCAGGTCATAATGATCTCTAACTGTGACAATGTCGCTTTTCCTTGCTCTGCTTTTATGGCTTAACGTGCGGAATCCTTAACGTGCACGCACATATACACACAACTCTGTGTTTGTTGATTAGATTTCTGTCCTCCGCATTAAACCCACACATCCACCAACACAGTGACGGACCTCTTCATATGGCTTTCTTTAAATTAAACTCCCCACCTGCAATTTCATGCTCATTCTCAACTTAATACCTTTCTCTCCTTCTGAAAACACAAAACGCTCCCCACCTAAACAATGGCTTCTCTTTCTCTTGACTCTTATTATCATCTCCTCCTCAGTGTCCTAGCTGTCTTTGTTTCAGGCCTAATCTTGCTACTCTCCATCAAAAGCAAATCAAAACGCTTGAATTTACCTCCTGGACCGCCTGGATGGCCGGTAGTTGGCAATCTTTTTCAGGTTGCTCGTTCTGGCAAGCAATTCTTCGAATATGTGGAAGACCTTCGCAAAACGTATGGTCCTATCTTTACTCTCAAAATGGGGACAAGAACTCTAATTTTCATCAGCAATGGTAAGTTAGTCCACAAAGCACTTATGGAAAATGGTTCTCTGTTTCATTCCAGACCGAGGGAGACCCCGACTCGAACCATATTCAGCTGTGACAAGTTCACCGTTAATGCTGCTGTCTACGGGCCAGTGTGGCAGTCGCTGAGGCGAAATATGGTGCAGAACATGCTTAGTTCGAGCAGGCTTAAGGAGTTTCGGGATATGAGGAATGCTGCCATGGATAAACTAATCAATCGACTTCGAGACGAATCGGAAGCCAACAATGGTGCTGTTTGGGTGCTCAAGAATGCCCGTTTTGCGTTTTTTCGTATACTTTTAGGGATGTGTTTCGGGATCGAAATGGACGAGAAGACTATTGAAAAAATGGATGAGTTGATGAAGACTGTGTTGATGGTTCTTGATCCGAGAATCGACGATTATCTCCCGATTCTAAGTCCGTTATTCCCCAAACAGAGAAAGCGAGTCCACGAAGTTCGACAACAACAAATCGACTTCATTGTCCCCTTCATCGAGCAACGACGGGAAGCACTCAAGAACCCAGGATCGGACAAGACGGCCATGTCGTTCTCCTACCTCGACACACTGTTCGACCTCAAAATCAAAGACCGGAAATCCGCGCCCTCGCAGGCCGAACTCGTCACCCTCTGCTCAGAGTTCCTCAACGGCGGCACCGACACGACGGGGACTGGAATCGAGTGGGGAATCGCAGAGCTGATTTCGAACCCCGAAATCCAATCAAAACTCTATGAGGAAATCAAACAAACAGTTGGTGATCGAAAAGTGGAAGAAACCGATGTGGACAACATGGTTTACTTACAAGCTGTGGTGAAAGAATTATTACGCAAACACCCACCGACATATCTTTCACTGACACACGCAGTGACGGAGCCGGCGAAGTTAGGAGGCTACGACATACCAACAGATGCAAATGTGGAGATATACTTGCCAGGTATAAGTAAGGATCCGGAAGTGTGGTCGGACCCGGATAAGTTTGACCCGGAAAGGTTTCTAAAGGAGGAGGAGACGACGGTGGCAGCGGTCGCGATCAAAATGATGCCGTTTGGGGTGGGGAGGAGGATATGCCCAGGATTGGCAATGGCCACAGTTCATGTGCACCTTATGATTGCCAGGATGGTTCAGGAATTTGAATGGAGTGCATACCCACCCGAGAAGAAGTTGGATTTCAGTGGTAAATTGGCATTTACTGTGGTAATGAAGGACCCTCTTAGGGCAATGATCAAGCCTAGGGTGGTTTAATAAGGGCATATCAAGTATGattgatattttatatatatatatatatagatatatactttGTGGCTTTCATGTGTGATGGTAAGTTTTGTTGGGCTCTGTTTATTTGTTTTACTATCTATGTATAAGAGGTTTTCTGCTTTGGTTATGGTGAATGGGTCTCATTTTCTTCATGGGGAGTTGGGGACCTTCTAAAGAGGCTCTATTTCCTAGTTTGGGCTGCCAATTAAGATGGGTGGTAATTGAGGGTGACTAGCTCTAGCTCATATCGTTTTGCCATAAAAGCTCTTTACCAACTATTCATGTGCTCATTTAGTCTTGGTAGCTAATTGGATTGTCCCACCCTCTGTGCCTGTGCACAGGTGTTCAGTGATTGAGCCGACGGCTTACCTGAaggggaaaagaaagaaagaaagagaaagtatGAATGTACGTTGTGGggtattgagatttgagagaggTGTGCATCCATGAATGAAGTGAATAAATTTAAGTCATAAAGTTGACGTGAATGTGGATCTGGTAATCAAATGAAGAACAGGAAGGAAAAAGCATTTATTGAGAGAGTATTACCTCAGAGGTCCTTCAGCGCTGATTAACTAGATATGATGGTAAACATTTCTGTCCATGGAACCAATTGACGTTTTGTCATGCATCAAGCCAGCAATTACTCAAATACGTCCTGCCACCAGCAGTTATGGCCAACAACCAACGCTTGCTTTAATTAGTTGGTTGTTGCACTAAACAATTTTTAAGACTTGTTCATGAATGCcccccttttcttctctcctctgGTCTTTTATCATggaattcaattaaaaaaaaaaaattccccacCTTAGTTTGATTGTATTGTTTGGAATGTAAGAGCAATAGTAAAACGGGTCGTTGACTAAGATCGTGAATATGATTATGGTAATTTTTAATGATTATGGTAATTTTTAACGTAAGTGAGAAAGGTCCTGAGTTTAAGTTTTCATTATCGTAATTTGTAAGATGAACCCCATGCTTAGCTCCGTGTGTGCCCACCCTGTGTTGTCTTCCCACACTCGGATTTACTAATTAGTTGTCTAGTGGGCCGCTCAGTGGGTTCCAGGTTacccaaaaaatagaaaaaagtaaGAGCAATAGTAGCTTTAACAAGGGTGATTCAGAATCAGAGCTAGTGACTGCAGGGATCAATCAACCTGCCCTTGTGACTCATTGGGCTACAAGCCCAGCAAACACTCATAGCTCATAATTAAGCGCAATGGGCTACGTTGGTCCAACCAAAGAAACTTTATAAAGAACAACGGACGGCAAATATCATACCTCGTGTTATGCACACTCAGGAAGATGCAACAGATTTGAATACAAGAAGTACTATATCATCCAATACTAGTAGAGCTTTTTCTACCCATCTAGTTTTACAAATGAAGCTAACAAAACTGTCCAAAGACCAGCCACTTTTGAGGGATGAAAATACAAATGATTTCTGCAATACGTACAGTGAGCTACAAGCAAATGGTGGAATTCTGCGAGGGTACTTCTAGTCGAACTCTGTTTTGAAGTAGTTCCTTTTTCCCATTTCCAATGCCTAACACAGCAGAGGTCTAAATTAAGAAACTCTGCCACATTTAAGAATTAGATGGGCTCTCTGCGTGCTTCGTTCTCGAGTCCTTCGTGATCTGATCACCTTCTGTTATTGGGGATACAATTTCCCCTGCTTCTGCTCCATCACCCCCAGACACAAAATGATCTTCCTGATTGGAGTCCATCCCATGGTTGTCATGGGTGCTGGATGGAAACTCACGTCTATTCAACAAACGATGATGAGAACGAGTATCATAGGACTCTGAGGCAAGCTGAGAACGAACAGTTGAACTGTACATTGGTTGCATACCACGTTTTCTATCTGAAAATTCACGTAATGATATTCGACATACAGGACATGTGGAATGCTGTTGCAGCCATATGTCTATGCAGTTTACGTGAAAGAAGTGCCCACAATAGGGAAGAATACGCAATAGATCTTCACTCTGGTATTCTGCTAGGCAGACAGTACATCTGTGATGTAAATAAATTGGCACATTAGTAAAATGaaatctccaaataaaaaaggtCTGCACAAACTACAAATTCCAAGCGCTGCCACCAGTCCACTGCCAGTAATTGATGTTGGCATTTGTCTTTCTAGTCTTCCTAAAGCCTAACAGTTCTTGTCTTTCTAGTCTTCCTAATAAACTGCCAAAAAGATGTTAGCCTTTGTGTTCTTAAGGGAGATAATTGCAGGCTCTAGGAAAACTAGAAGGCAAGAAAGATACGATATCATAGTTCTGAAGTCAGGACAGTTAGTAGAGATGCTTCATTCACAAACTTTATGAAAGAGCAGTTCTCTTTTTTACATCAAGGGAGTGCAATCCACAGTACAGTCAAAAGGATGCTAAATTAATAGCATCTATGATATAACAAGAATTAAAATTATACGTGACCAAGCATTTCATGATACAATCAACCATAACAGaataagaagagaaaaatgaggAAGAAACACAAGAATTCAATCATATACAACACAAAACTGGTATGGCCCAATGAGGTGATCCTGACACCAGACAAATTCAGATCAATTGAAAATAAAGTGCAATGAAGACATGGAAAGTAAAGAATGAATTAGAAATACATAATTCAGGTATCAGTTCACTTCATACCCCAAAATCAAAGAGAAGATATCAAAGGCCCAAACTTAAACTAACATAGAACAAGTTTGCTGTACTGTGCGTCATATAGATATCAAGCATAGACATACAGATCCATCCCTGTGTCATCCAGAAACTATGATATTCACAACCATATGTAATGGTTCACTGCAAATCTTAATTGCTGATCATCTTTCATCACTAAGCAAAACTCCTTGCTGAATTCTCACAGAGCTGCCTAACTCCCTCTATATTTTGCAATGTCATTCTAATAAGCGGTTTCAGTGATCCTAATCATTGGAGAGTACAGGAACATCAAAACACCTGAAAAGAATATTTAGTAAGGCAAGCTTTTGTCTTAGACAATGATACGTAGAGCACTTCCATTCTCCAATAATGAGTCAGCTTTCATTTGAAGTACCTCTACTGTAATATTCCTAAAGATGTGTGCAGACTTCATGAACTTCAGGGGCACCCTCCCAGCAGTAACTAGAAGACCTTTCTCAAAACAGCTCCACCAGATATTATTAGCCTTCCGCCTCTACTTCACACCCTCCTCCCCATTCCTCAATATCGAAAACATTCAATCAAGTTATATAATTCCTTCCACACTATAAGAGTATGTCCTCGTGCATCTAACTTAGTGGTGGCCTAACATCAAGAAAGAATTGTGCCACACATGTATTTCTTTCAAGTCGACCACTCCTCTACCAGGGAAAAAATGCCATGGAAAAAACATGAGCGAGAATAATCACCATGATTTCTTGACAAATAATGATCAAGAAATACAATACAGAATCTGCGAGCCATCTTACAACTGTCTCCTATAAGTAActaaagaaagaagatgagaaCATACTGAGTGTCTTCTGTACTGGAGAAAAAAGAATCACTGTACTTCTTCGTAGGGAAGTTGGCATAAACTACTGGCTCAAGTCCATTTAACCCCCGTTCCAACTGTTGCAAATAGCAAAGAGGGCCAACAAAGATTATTTCATGAGCAATGTACTGACTCCAATTCTAAGCAAACCAAAATATAGCTGGAAGCATGCTTAAACAGATTGGATTAAACCGTGCATTGACATTCATTAGATCCCATAAAAGAGTAACAAAACTCTTCATCTATTTCAACATGGCTTTTTCCTTGTTTCCGCAACCTGGATTAACATTGTTTTGCTTAGATTGGTTTGGCAATACATTGAACAAGCAAATTCCAGAGCTTACAATTGACTGACAGGACATAATCAGGCAACACAAGGATAAAACAAACAGAAATATAATTCGGATCAAAAGATGGGCAGAAAAAACCTCCGCCTTtttccacaaaaacctaaataattaaaaattaaaagaagaacTATACAATTGAAGCGTAAAAATATGTAATATCAAACATAATTTAACAATATGCAAAAACAATAATATCCAATTAAAATCAACAACTAGTATCTATTGAATCACAAGACAAGGAAAAAAGCCAAGAGAAGAAACAGAATTGACAAAGTGATCGAGAGAATGCATACAATGCTAAGATCAGATCTGACGGCGATGGGAAAGGAACGCCTCGTTGCGTTCAACTGAATCCGAGCACAAACAAGTCGCGTGCAGACGAAAACTATGAACATAGTGCTCACTGCGAATCCAATAACCGTCATCACCAAATTAAGCCCCGAAGATATCATTTCCTCTCCCTCCAGTCAAAGCCCCCCAAATTCACCACCAGAACCACCTCCTTCTCTCATGAATCTCCAACAATCCTTGTATAACTTAACAAGCCAGTGTTATTCTTCGGGAGAGTGACCGAGAAAGACTGGACAGAGAAGCTGAGAGACTGAGAGACCCCATCGATGGATTtgcaggagagagagaggggaagattttttagaaattaatgGAGCGAGATTCAAGGGCGATCATGGATTCTCTGAATTGATTTGGATAACTAAAGTGTTTGGAAAGTTTTGTTGAGTTGCGTTTTGGTGGTTGTggtgataatgatatgcatttTCTTTGATGGCGGAATATCGATGTCCATGTCCTATagggctccat
This genomic window from Tripterygium wilfordii isolate XIE 37 chromosome 9, ASM1340144v1, whole genome shotgun sequence contains:
- the LOC120005102 gene encoding cytochrome P450 77A3-like, which produces MASLSLDSYYHLLLSVLAVFVSGLILLLSIKSKSKRLNLPPGPPGWPVVGNLFQVARSGKQFFEYVEDLRKTYGPIFTLKMGTRTLIFISNGKLVHKALMENGSLFHSRPRETPTRTIFSCDKFTVNAAVYGPVWQSLRRNMVQNMLSSSRLKEFRDMRNAAMDKLINRLRDESEANNGAVWVLKNARFAFFRILLGMCFGIEMDEKTIEKMDELMKTVLMVLDPRIDDYLPILSPLFPKQRKRVHEVRQQQIDFIVPFIEQRREALKNPGSDKTAMSFSYLDTLFDLKIKDRKSAPSQAELVTLCSEFLNGGTDTTGTGIEWGIAELISNPEIQSKLYEEIKQTVGDRKVEETDVDNMVYLQAVVKELLRKHPPTYLSLTHAVTEPAKLGGYDIPTDANVEIYLPGISKDPEVWSDPDKFDPERFLKEEETTVAAVAIKMMPFGVGRRICPGLAMATVHVHLMIARMVQEFEWSAYPPEKKLDFSGKLAFTVVMKDPLRAMIKPRVV
- the LOC120006575 gene encoding RING-H2 finger protein ATL8-like, coding for MISSGLNLVMTVIGFAVSTMFIVFVCTRLVCARIQLNATRRSFPIAVRSDLSILERGLNGLEPVVYANFPTKKYSDSFFSSTEDTQCTVCLAEYQSEDLLRILPYCGHFFHVNCIDIWLQQHSTCPVCRISLREFSDRKRGMQPMYSSTVRSQLASESYDTRSHHRLLNRREFPSSTHDNHGMDSNQEDHFVSGGDGAEAGEIVSPITEGDQITKDSRTKHAESPSNS